The sequence below is a genomic window from Clostridium putrefaciens.
ATCACTTTCCGTTAAACCTGCCTTTTTAAAAAGCTTCTTCATGGAGTCTTCTATCTGAAAGTAATCTTTATCCTTTACAGCAACCCTTGCAACAAAGACAAAATCAAATCCTTTTTTTATGTCGCTACAGTTTAATCTATAATTTTCACTTATTAATCTTTTTACTTTGCTTCTAGTTACACTTTTTCCAACTTTTTTACTTACAGATATACCTACTCTATTAATAGGTCTATTATCTTTATCTTTATTATGATAATTTTTATATACATATAAAACTAATAATTCATTAGCAAAAGACTTTCCTCTTCTGTAAACTCTTCTAAATTCAATATTTTTTCTAAGCTTTTCGTCTTTCATGCCAAAACATTACTCCTTTTTTTCCTACAATTGCAGAAAAAGGCCACTAAAGCGGCCCTTATGCTGACAATTTTGCTCTACCTTTTTGTCTTCTTCTTTGAAGAACTTTTCTTCCAGATAAAGTTCTCATTCTTTTTCTGAAACCATGTTCTCTTTTTCTTTGTCTTTTCTTAGGTTGGTATGTCATGAACATGCTAACTACACCCCCTTCATCTATT
It includes:
- the rnpA gene encoding ribonuclease P protein component; this encodes MKDEKLRKNIEFRRVYRRGKSFANELLVLYVYKNYHNKDKDNRPINRVGISVSKKVGKSVTRSKVKRLISENYRLNCSDIKKGFDFVFVARVAVKDKDYFQIEDSMKKLFKKAGLTESD
- the rpmH gene encoding 50S ribosomal protein L34, with translation MFMTYQPKKRQRKREHGFRKRMRTLSGRKVLQRRRQKGRAKLSA